A stretch of the Sulfuritortus calidifontis genome encodes the following:
- a CDS encoding TlpA family protein disulfide reductase has translation MLKRWIVRALFSVLMVAVPVASALAFTVTDSAGKVHRLADYKGKWVLVNFWATWCPPCLEEIPDLIALHENKKNKLVVIGVAMDYRDPKAVLQFADQQMISYPVVLGDYRMAAQIGPVRGLPTSYLYNPQGKVVAYTVGALSRAAVEDYITKKK, from the coding sequence ATGTTGAAACGCTGGATTGTGCGGGCTCTGTTCTCGGTCTTGATGGTGGCTGTTCCGGTCGCCTCCGCGCTGGCCTTCACCGTCACCGACAGTGCCGGCAAGGTGCATCGCCTGGCCGATTACAAGGGCAAGTGGGTGCTGGTCAACTTCTGGGCGACCTGGTGTCCGCCCTGCCTGGAGGAAATCCCCGATCTCATCGCCTTGCACGAAAACAAGAAGAACAAACTCGTGGTCATCGGCGTGGCCATGGACTACCGCGACCCCAAAGCCGTCTTGCAGTTCGCCGATCAGCAGATGATCAGCTATCCGGTCGTGCTGGGCGATTACAGGATGGCGGCGCAGATCGGCCCGGTGCGTGGCCTGCCCACCAGCTACCTGTACAATCCTCAGGGCAAGGTCGTCGCCTACACCGTGGGTGCCCTGAGTCGGGCGGCGGTCGAGGATTACATCACCAAGAAAAAATGA
- the proB gene encoding glutamate 5-kinase has product MTASIIASSKRLVVKVGSSLVTDDGRGLDHERLALWSAQIARLVELGKEVVLVSSGAIAEGMQRLGWSKRPHAMHELQAAAAVGQMGLIEAYERSFRGHQLRTAQILLTHADLADRERYLNARSTLRTLLELKVIPIINENDTVVTEEIKFGDNDTLGALVANLIEADALIILTDQSGLYTADPRKDPNAKLLAEVTAGDAALEAMAGGAGSSIGRGGMLTKVLAAKRAARSGAHTVIASGREADVLIRLAQGERIGTQFTAINEPIAARRQWLADHLQVRGKLKLDAGAARALTEQGKSLLPIGVTEVIGDFQRGEVVACLGPDGRDLARGLVNYSADEARKIQRKATSEIEAALGYIDEPELIHRDNLALL; this is encoded by the coding sequence ATGACCGCCTCCATCATCGCCAGCTCCAAGCGCCTGGTGGTCAAGGTCGGCAGCAGCCTGGTCACCGACGACGGCCGCGGCCTCGACCACGAGCGCCTCGCCCTGTGGTCGGCCCAGATCGCCCGCCTGGTCGAACTGGGCAAGGAAGTGGTGCTGGTCTCCAGCGGCGCCATCGCCGAGGGCATGCAGCGCCTGGGCTGGAGTAAACGGCCCCATGCCATGCACGAATTGCAGGCCGCCGCCGCCGTGGGCCAGATGGGCCTGATCGAAGCCTACGAGCGCAGCTTCCGCGGCCATCAGTTGCGCACGGCGCAGATCCTGCTCACCCATGCTGATCTCGCCGACCGCGAGCGTTACCTCAACGCCCGTTCCACCCTGCGCACCCTGCTCGAACTCAAGGTCATCCCCATCATCAACGAGAACGACACCGTGGTGACCGAGGAGATCAAGTTCGGCGACAACGACACCCTCGGCGCCCTGGTCGCCAACCTGATCGAAGCCGACGCCCTGATCATCCTCACCGACCAGAGCGGCCTGTACACCGCCGATCCACGCAAGGACCCGAATGCAAAATTGCTGGCCGAGGTCACCGCGGGCGACGCCGCGCTCGAGGCCATGGCCGGCGGCGCCGGCAGCAGCATCGGCCGCGGCGGCATGCTGACCAAGGTGCTGGCCGCCAAGCGTGCCGCCCGCAGCGGTGCCCACACCGTCATCGCCAGCGGCCGCGAGGCCGACGTGCTGATCCGCCTGGCCCAGGGTGAGCGCATCGGCACCCAGTTCACCGCCATCAACGAGCCGATCGCCGCACGCCGGCAGTGGCTGGCCGACCACCTGCAGGTGCGCGGCAAGCTCAAGCTCGACGCAGGCGCCGCCCGGGCGCTGACCGAGCAGGGCAAGAGCCTCTTGCCCATCGGTGTGACCGAGGTCATCGGCGACTTCCAGCGTGGCGAGGTCGTCGCCTGCCTGGGACCCGACGGCCGCGATCTCGCGCGCGGCCTGGTCAACTACTCGGCGGACGAGGCGCGCAAGATCCAACGCAAAGCCACCTCGGAGATCGAGGCCGCACTCGGCTACATCGACGAGCCAGAACTGATCCATCGAGATAATTTGGCGCTTCTCTGA
- a CDS encoding flagellar motor protein — protein MDLISVLGLSIGLIAILGGQALEGGHVGSLLQLTAFLIVIGGTLGAVMLQSTMRVFLEGVGMLKWVFVPPKHAPEAVLQMLLQWSQTARRGGLLALEPFIDEQQELFYRRGLQMLVDGAEPDVLRDTLELELSAFEHHHQEAAKTWMAAGGYAPTIGILGAVMGLIHVMENLSDPSKLGSGIAVAFVATIYGVGGANLIFIPIANKLKHHVSRKVAERELFIEGLICIANGENPRIIEAKMQGYLV, from the coding sequence ATGGATTTGATTAGCGTACTCGGTCTGTCGATCGGCCTGATCGCCATCCTCGGCGGCCAGGCTCTGGAAGGCGGCCATGTCGGTTCGCTGCTGCAGCTCACGGCCTTCCTCATCGTGATCGGTGGTACCTTGGGCGCGGTCATGCTGCAAAGCACCATGCGGGTCTTCCTCGAAGGGGTCGGCATGCTGAAGTGGGTGTTCGTGCCGCCCAAGCACGCGCCGGAGGCGGTGCTGCAGATGCTGCTGCAATGGAGCCAGACCGCCCGCCGCGGCGGCCTGCTGGCCCTGGAGCCTTTCATCGACGAACAGCAGGAGCTGTTCTACCGGCGCGGCCTGCAGATGCTGGTCGACGGTGCCGAGCCCGATGTGCTGCGCGATACCCTGGAGCTGGAGCTCTCCGCCTTCGAGCACCACCATCAGGAAGCGGCCAAGACATGGATGGCCGCCGGCGGTTATGCCCCGACCATCGGCATCCTCGGTGCGGTGATGGGCCTGATCCACGTGATGGAAAACCTGTCCGACCCGTCCAAGCTGGGCTCGGGCATCGCCGTCGCCTTCGTCGCCACCATCTACGGCGTCGGCGGCGCCAACCTGATCTTCATCCCCATCGCCAACAAGCTCAAGCACCACGTTAGCAGGAAGGTCGCCGAGCGCGAGCTGTTCATCGAAGGCCTGATCTGTATCGCGAATGGTGAGAATCCCCGCATCATCGAAGCGAAGATGCAGGGGTATCTGGTGTAA
- the motD gene encoding flagellar motor protein MotD, whose amino-acid sequence MARKKPHEEHENHERWLVSYADFITLLFAFFVVMYAISSLNEGKYRVMADSIVKAFREQEQTDQMIRMGSKYPQLLPGKGQPIGEGLPKRATEDPKKAAERERMKQIATNVMEAMAPLVRSGQVKVSQSSKGISLEINASVLFSSGDARLQPGSLQSLSAVAKELAKIDNPIQVEGHTDNIPIKSEFFPSNWELSSARAGSVVRLFVEQGVAPARLEAIGFADNKPLDTNVTPEGRARNRRVNVMILDATGSDAKEIHKIEVQN is encoded by the coding sequence ATGGCCAGAAAAAAACCGCACGAAGAACACGAGAACCACGAACGCTGGCTGGTCTCTTACGCCGACTTCATCACCCTGCTGTTCGCCTTCTTCGTGGTGATGTATGCCATCTCCTCGCTGAACGAAGGCAAGTATCGGGTGATGGCCGATTCCATCGTCAAGGCCTTCCGCGAGCAGGAGCAGACCGACCAGATGATCCGCATGGGCTCGAAGTATCCCCAGCTGCTGCCGGGCAAGGGCCAGCCGATCGGCGAGGGCCTGCCCAAGCGGGCCACAGAAGACCCGAAGAAGGCCGCCGAGCGGGAGCGGATGAAGCAGATCGCCACCAATGTCATGGAAGCGATGGCCCCCCTGGTGCGCAGCGGCCAGGTCAAGGTCAGCCAGTCGAGCAAGGGCATCAGCCTGGAGATCAATGCCAGCGTGCTGTTTTCCAGCGGCGATGCCCGCCTGCAGCCGGGTTCCTTGCAATCGTTGTCGGCGGTAGCCAAGGAGCTGGCCAAGATCGACAACCCGATTCAGGTCGAAGGTCACACCGACAACATTCCGATCAAGAGCGAGTTCTTCCCGTCCAATTGGGAGCTGTCCAGCGCCCGCGCCGGCAGCGTGGTGCGGCTGTTCGTCGAGCAGGGCGTGGCCCCGGCCCGACTGGAGGCGATCGGCTTTGCCGACAACAAACCGCTCGACACCAACGTGACGCCCGAGGGCCGGGCGCGCAACCGTCGGGTGAACGTGATGATCCTGGACGCCACCGGTAGCGACGCCAAGGAAATCCACAAGATCGAGGTGCAGAACTAA
- the cgtA gene encoding Obg family GTPase CgtA — protein MKFIDEATIEVIAGKGGNGSASMRREKFVPKGGPDGGDGGKGGSIYAVADRNLNTLVEFRYTRKYRAQNGENGRGSDCYGKGGDDLILRVPVGTLFHDEDTGEVIADLARDGQQALLAKGGKGGLGNLHFKSSTNRAPRQFTYGEEGEEKRLRLELKVLADVGLLGMPNAGKSTFIRSVSAAKPKVADYPFTTLHPNLGVVRVDANRSFVIADIPGLIEGAAEGAGLGHQFLRHLARTRLLLHIVDLAPFDPETDPVHEARAIVEELRKYDAELYAKPRWLVLNKTDLIPDAERQAKIQAFIQDYGWQGPVFAISAISGEGCQPLIYAIMDHIEQTRAQEAETAKAAAEKPAAPEPEAGA, from the coding sequence ATGAAATTTATCGACGAAGCCACGATCGAAGTCATTGCCGGCAAGGGCGGCAACGGCTCGGCCTCGATGCGGCGTGAGAAGTTCGTGCCCAAGGGCGGACCCGACGGCGGCGACGGCGGCAAGGGCGGCAGCATCTACGCCGTGGCCGACCGCAACCTCAACACCCTGGTCGAGTTCCGCTACACCCGCAAATACCGCGCCCAGAACGGCGAAAACGGCCGCGGCTCCGACTGCTATGGCAAGGGCGGCGACGACCTGATCCTGCGCGTGCCGGTCGGCACCCTGTTCCATGACGAGGACACCGGCGAGGTCATCGCCGACCTTGCCCGCGACGGCCAACAGGCTCTCCTGGCCAAGGGGGGCAAGGGCGGCCTGGGCAACCTGCACTTCAAGTCCAGCACCAACCGGGCACCGCGCCAGTTCACCTATGGCGAGGAAGGCGAGGAGAAGCGCCTGCGCCTGGAGTTGAAGGTGCTGGCCGACGTCGGCCTGCTCGGCATGCCCAATGCCGGCAAATCCACCTTCATCCGCTCTGTTTCAGCGGCAAAGCCCAAGGTCGCCGACTACCCCTTCACCACCCTGCACCCCAATCTGGGCGTGGTCCGGGTGGATGCCAACCGCAGCTTCGTCATCGCCGACATCCCCGGCCTGATCGAGGGCGCGGCCGAGGGCGCCGGCCTGGGCCACCAGTTCCTGCGCCACTTGGCCCGCACCCGGCTGCTTTTGCACATCGTCGATCTCGCCCCCTTCGACCCCGAGACCGATCCGGTGCACGAGGCGCGCGCCATCGTCGAGGAGTTGCGCAAGTACGACGCCGAGCTCTACGCCAAGCCCCGCTGGCTGGTGCTGAACAAGACCGACCTCATCCCGGATGCGGAACGTCAGGCTAAAATCCAGGCCTTCATCCAGGACTATGGCTGGCAGGGCCCCGTGTTCGCCATCTCGGCGATCAGCGGCGAAGGCTGCCAGCCCTTGATCTACGCCATCATGGATCACATCGAACAGACCCGTGCCCAGGAAGCCGAAACAGCCAAGGCGGCAGCTGAAAAACCCGCGGCGCCCGAACCGGAGGCTGGTGCATGA
- a CDS encoding thioredoxin family protein — MRWLLLVLALFALPAMAEVRDPASHFFMPKLGDFKGDLDAARQEGKVGILLMFELDDCPYCHRMKATILNQSEVQDWFRQHFLIYTVDAKGDTAMTDFNGKDTTEKAFALEQRVRATPVFQFYDLTGKPTARFTGATQSKEEFLLLGRYVVEGAYKTMPFNVYKRQAGK; from the coding sequence ATGCGTTGGCTGCTATTGGTTCTTGCCTTGTTTGCGCTGCCCGCCATGGCCGAAGTGCGCGATCCGGCCTCGCACTTCTTCATGCCGAAGCTGGGCGACTTCAAGGGCGACCTGGACGCGGCCAGGCAGGAAGGCAAGGTCGGCATCCTGCTCATGTTCGAGCTGGACGACTGTCCCTACTGCCACCGGATGAAGGCGACCATCCTCAACCAATCCGAGGTGCAGGACTGGTTCCGCCAGCACTTCCTCATCTATACCGTCGATGCCAAGGGCGACACCGCCATGACCGACTTCAACGGCAAGGACACCACGGAGAAGGCCTTTGCTTTGGAACAGCGGGTGCGGGCGACGCCGGTGTTCCAGTTCTACGATCTCACCGGCAAGCCGACCGCCCGCTTCACCGGCGCCACCCAGAGCAAGGAGGAGTTCCTGCTGCTTGGCCGCTACGTGGTCGAGGGCGCCTACAAGACCATGCCGTTCAACGTCTACAAGCGGCAGGCCGGCAAGTGA
- a CDS encoding efflux RND transporter periplasmic adaptor subunit has protein sequence MKKRIALLWLMSSAAWAADYPAVLHWSQLSGMSAAAPGVVERVPVQAGQAVRQGELLLVLEPARYQAQVMAARAELERLQAEEAEAKRNLDRQQELYARTVTATTELDAAKLNLAQAKAAVQTGQARLELARRQLAETELRAPFPALVVDRPAEPGMVVAECQPVVLVTIARSDEILARASLTPGQAAGVNVGAAATVQIGDKAYAGKVKSLRFVLGDKPAYWLEVAIPRSARWMAGQAATIKLP, from the coding sequence ATGAAAAAACGCATCGCTTTGCTCTGGCTGATGTCGAGCGCCGCCTGGGCGGCGGATTACCCCGCCGTGCTGCACTGGTCGCAACTGTCCGGCATGTCGGCCGCCGCGCCTGGCGTGGTGGAGCGCGTGCCGGTGCAGGCGGGGCAGGCCGTGCGCCAGGGTGAATTGCTGTTGGTGCTGGAACCGGCGCGCTATCAGGCCCAGGTCATGGCGGCGCGGGCCGAGCTTGAACGTCTGCAGGCGGAAGAGGCCGAGGCCAAGCGCAACCTCGATCGCCAGCAGGAACTCTATGCCCGCACGGTCACCGCGACCACCGAACTCGATGCAGCCAAACTCAACCTGGCCCAGGCCAAGGCGGCGGTCCAGACCGGCCAGGCCCGGCTGGAACTGGCGCGCCGGCAATTGGCCGAGACGGAATTGCGCGCCCCCTTCCCGGCACTGGTGGTCGACCGTCCGGCCGAGCCGGGCATGGTGGTGGCCGAATGCCAGCCGGTAGTGCTGGTCACCATTGCCCGCAGCGATGAGATTCTGGCGCGGGCCAGCCTGACGCCGGGCCAGGCGGCAGGCGTGAATGTGGGTGCAGCGGCGACGGTACAAATCGGTGACAAGGCGTACGCCGGCAAGGTGAAATCGCTTCGCTTTGTGCTTGGGGATAAACCGGCCTATTGGTTGGAGGTGGCAATTCCCCGTTCGGCGCGGTGGATGGCCGGCCAAGCGGCGACGATCAAACTGCCCTGA
- the rpmA gene encoding 50S ribosomal protein L27 has product MAHKKAGGSSRNGRDSNPKMLGVKRYGGQFVPAGNILVRQRGTQFHPGTNVGLGKDFTLFALVDGVVEYTTKGPQKRRTVNVIPVQA; this is encoded by the coding sequence ATGGCACACAAAAAGGCAGGCGGCAGCTCCCGTAACGGCCGCGACTCTAACCCGAAGATGCTGGGCGTCAAGCGCTACGGCGGCCAGTTCGTGCCCGCGGGCAACATCCTGGTGCGTCAGCGCGGCACCCAGTTCCACCCCGGCACCAATGTCGGTCTGGGCAAGGATTTCACCCTGTTCGCCCTGGTGGACGGCGTGGTGGAATACACCACCAAGGGCCCGCAGAAGCGTCGGACCGTAAACGTCATCCCGGTTCAGGCCTGA
- a CDS encoding DNA polymerase Y family protein, with protein MPLRNLLLDFNSYFASVEQQLRPELRGKPVGILPVMAETTCCIAASYEAKRFGVKTGTSVIDARRLCPDMVFVQARPRVYVEMHHRLIDVVDSVIAIAEVLSIDEVMCDLTGSWQQEAVVRELAREVKAKIREEVGECLTCSIGIGPNRFLAKTASNMQKPDGLTVLHEDDLPHALYHLKLNDLNGIGRAMLARLERHGIKNVEALCRASREELRRVWGGVEGERMYDRLRGVDVPVPTTQRSSLGHSHVLPPHLRTDTGAFSVLSKLTQKAAARLRASGFQAARLSIRIDYRNHLPWQHEARFQPMQDTLPFLRVLSALWSERPRRREPIKVSITLLDLSEEEQMTLSLFPDGTRTPGLDHALDQLKAKYGNDAVYFGGAFMATEEAPMRISFTHVPDVRLEGDAKEVGTDWLQAV; from the coding sequence ATGCCCCTGCGCAACCTCCTGCTCGACTTCAATTCCTATTTCGCCTCGGTCGAACAGCAACTGCGGCCGGAACTGCGCGGCAAGCCGGTGGGCATCCTGCCGGTGATGGCCGAGACCACCTGCTGCATCGCGGCGAGCTATGAGGCCAAGCGGTTCGGGGTGAAGACCGGCACCAGCGTCATCGACGCGCGCAGGCTGTGCCCGGACATGGTCTTCGTCCAGGCCCGGCCGCGGGTCTATGTCGAGATGCATCACCGCCTGATCGATGTGGTCGACAGCGTCATCGCCATCGCCGAGGTGCTGTCCATCGACGAGGTGATGTGCGACCTCACCGGCAGCTGGCAACAGGAGGCCGTGGTGCGTGAGTTGGCGCGCGAGGTGAAGGCGAAGATTCGCGAGGAGGTGGGCGAGTGTTTGACTTGCTCCATCGGCATCGGCCCCAACCGCTTCCTGGCCAAGACCGCCTCCAACATGCAGAAACCGGACGGCCTCACCGTGCTGCACGAAGACGATCTGCCGCATGCCTTGTACCACTTGAAGCTGAATGATCTCAACGGCATCGGCCGGGCCATGCTCGCGCGGCTGGAGCGCCATGGCATCAAGAACGTCGAGGCGCTGTGCCGCGCCAGTCGCGAAGAACTGCGCCGGGTCTGGGGCGGGGTGGAGGGCGAGCGCATGTACGACCGGCTGCGCGGGGTCGACGTGCCGGTGCCAACCACGCAGCGCTCCAGCCTGGGCCACTCGCACGTCCTGCCGCCGCATCTGCGCACCGACACCGGCGCCTTCTCGGTGCTGTCCAAACTCACGCAAAAGGCCGCTGCCAGATTACGTGCCTCCGGTTTTCAGGCCGCACGCCTGAGCATCCGGATCGACTATCGCAATCACCTACCTTGGCAGCACGAGGCGCGTTTCCAGCCCATGCAGGACACCTTGCCCTTCCTGCGCGTGCTCTCCGCCCTCTGGTCGGAGCGGCCCAGGCGGCGCGAGCCGATCAAGGTCAGCATCACGCTCCTGGATTTGAGCGAGGAGGAACAGATGACCTTGTCGCTGTTCCCCGACGGCACGCGCACGCCGGGTCTGGACCATGCCCTCGATCAACTCAAGGCCAAATACGGCAACGATGCGGTTTATTTCGGCGGCGCCTTCATGGCCACCGAAGAGGCGCCCATGCGCATCTCCTTCACTCATGTGCCGGACGTGCGGCTGGAGGGGGATGCGAAAGAGGTGGGGACGGACTGGTTGCAGGCTGTGTAA
- the lptG gene encoding LPS export ABC transporter permease LptG: MSILSRYLAGQILASIGLTLAVLLLLFGFFDLLEEMGDVGQGNYTMAKALLYIALHQPGRIHELMPIAAIIGALFALARLAVNSEFNVMRASGLPPWQLIKLMLGLGGSLALAILIVGELVTPVAEQAAQQIKLRTTSRVVAQEFKSGLWAKDGQNFINAQEMLPDSTLVNIRIYQFDERFQLKAIQAAESGIWMEDGHWQLKNVQTTRLDESGARTELVPSLRWQSSITPELLSVLMVTPDRMALHALYSYIGHLKENRQKTTRYEIALWAKLVYPLAAPVMLLLALPFVYLQPRATGVSGRVMIGVLIGLAFYLVNRLAAHLGLLNDWPPSLSAGLPILVFSSLAAASLWLVERR; the protein is encoded by the coding sequence ATGAGCATCCTGAGCCGTTACCTGGCCGGCCAGATCCTGGCCTCGATCGGCCTCACCCTGGCCGTGCTGCTCCTGCTGTTCGGCTTTTTCGACCTGCTGGAGGAAATGGGCGACGTCGGCCAGGGCAACTACACCATGGCCAAGGCCCTGCTCTACATCGCCCTGCACCAGCCCGGCCGCATCCACGAGCTGATGCCGATCGCCGCCATCATCGGCGCCCTGTTCGCCCTGGCCCGGCTGGCGGTCAATTCCGAGTTCAATGTGATGCGGGCCTCGGGCCTGCCGCCCTGGCAATTGATCAAGCTGATGCTGGGCCTGGGCGGCTCGCTCGCCCTGGCCATCCTGATCGTCGGCGAGCTGGTCACCCCGGTGGCCGAGCAGGCCGCCCAGCAGATCAAGCTGCGCACCACCAGCCGGGTGGTGGCCCAGGAATTCAAGAGCGGCCTGTGGGCCAAGGACGGCCAGAACTTCATCAATGCCCAGGAGATGCTGCCGGACAGTACCCTGGTCAACATCCGGATCTACCAGTTCGACGAGCGCTTCCAACTCAAGGCGATCCAGGCCGCGGAAAGCGGCATCTGGATGGAGGACGGGCATTGGCAGCTGAAAAATGTGCAGACCACCCGGCTGGACGAGTCCGGCGCCCGGACCGAACTGGTGCCCAGCCTGCGCTGGCAGTCGAGCATCACACCGGAACTGCTGTCGGTGCTGATGGTGACCCCTGACCGCATGGCCCTGCATGCCCTCTACAGCTACATCGGGCACCTGAAGGAAAACCGGCAGAAGACCACGCGCTACGAGATCGCGCTCTGGGCCAAGCTGGTCTACCCCCTGGCCGCGCCGGTCATGCTGCTGCTCGCGCTGCCTTTCGTCTATCTGCAGCCCCGGGCCACTGGCGTGAGCGGCCGAGTCATGATCGGTGTCCTGATCGGCCTGGCCTTCTATCTGGTCAACCGGCTGGCCGCCCACCTGGGCCTGCTCAACGACTGGCCGCCCAGCCTCAGCGCCGGCCTGCCGATCCTGGTCTTCTCCAGCCTGGCTGCCGCCAGCCTGTGGCTGGTCGAACGGCGCTGA
- a CDS encoding RDD family protein, with product METATLNRRLLGMLYETLILLALWIVAGFPFVGLTHGLDPAWVTPLFRLYLLLVTGLYFTWFWCHGGQTLPMKTWRIRLVSADGGPVTRRQAWLRYGAALLGIPFLGVGLWWAWFDADRQFLHDRLAGTRLVKLD from the coding sequence ATGGAAACCGCCACCCTGAACCGCCGCCTGCTCGGCATGCTCTACGAGACCCTGATCCTGCTGGCGCTCTGGATCGTGGCCGGCTTTCCCTTCGTCGGCCTGACCCATGGCCTGGACCCAGCCTGGGTGACGCCCCTGTTCCGGCTTTATCTATTGCTGGTCACCGGCCTCTATTTCACCTGGTTCTGGTGCCATGGCGGACAGACCCTGCCGATGAAGACCTGGCGCATCCGGCTGGTCAGTGCCGACGGCGGGCCGGTGACGCGCCGGCAGGCCTGGCTGCGCTATGGCGCTGCCCTGCTCGGCATCCCCTTCCTTGGCGTCGGTTTGTGGTGGGCCTGGTTCGATGCCGACCGCCAGTTCCTGCACGACCGCCTGGCCGGAACCCGCCTGGTCAAGCTCGACTGA
- a CDS encoding ligand-binding protein SH3 — protein MALINGFNSDGVVTINRVILRPEYSVEDLEERVATLCENVKTYHSETGFVGGFVCLNSGAVSNEGSTIGQAVESPMKGKEALIVTFWQSFEQHEASHRSETFQPLFKKVLELCENGNEEIAYTMLWSGKAYSPEEAKEARAAKEKYAKAA, from the coding sequence ATGGCCCTGATCAACGGCTTCAATTCCGACGGCGTCGTCACCATCAACCGCGTCATCCTGCGTCCCGAATACAGCGTGGAAGATCTGGAAGAGCGCGTCGCCACCCTGTGCGAGAACGTCAAGACCTACCACTCCGAGACCGGCTTCGTCGGCGGCTTCGTTTGCCTGAACAGCGGCGCCGTCTCCAACGAAGGCTCCACCATCGGCCAGGCGGTGGAAAGCCCGATGAAGGGCAAGGAAGCGCTGATCGTGACCTTCTGGCAGTCGTTCGAGCAGCACGAGGCCTCGCACCGTTCCGAGACCTTCCAACCCCTGTTCAAGAAAGTGCTGGAACTGTGCGAAAACGGCAACGAAGAGATTGCCTACACCATGCTGTGGTCGGGCAAGGCCTACAGCCCTGAGGAGGCGAAGGAAGCTCGCGCCGCCAAGGAGAAATACGCCAAGGCCGCCTGA
- the rplU gene encoding 50S ribosomal protein L21 has protein sequence MYAVIKTGGKQYKVSAGGKLKVESLPVEVGGAVEIKDVLMVADGDNVKIGAPFVAGASVKATVVSHGRGDKVMIFKMRRRKHYRKTQGHRQNYTELRIEGISA, from the coding sequence ATGTATGCGGTTATCAAAACCGGCGGCAAGCAGTACAAAGTCTCTGCCGGCGGCAAACTGAAAGTTGAGAGCCTGCCCGTCGAAGTCGGCGGCGCGGTCGAGATCAAGGACGTCCTGATGGTCGCCGACGGCGACAACGTCAAGATCGGCGCGCCCTTCGTGGCCGGCGCCAGCGTCAAGGCCACCGTGGTCTCCCACGGCCGTGGCGACAAGGTGATGATCTTCAAGATGCGTCGGCGCAAGCACTATCGCAAGACCCAGGGGCATCGCCAGAACTACACGGAACTGCGCATCGAAGGCATTTCCGCTTAA
- a CDS encoding TolC family protein: MRCWPALLALVIALPVQAAGKPLSLDEVLAVADAAHPDLDVATAQRELAEAEQALTESLNDARVNLEGTLRTGRNPVLRDRFESDNSVRLNLRKTLIDGGRNEAAISAARLETQARSLQWLDAKAQRRIALMSRFFDVLLADLRYTADNEFMTVAYLRWDDDKQRQELGLRSAAEVAALEATFQDARIMRNEAERKMREKRLALAAAMNRINELPSELDDPRLSSNERPLPEFDVLLARTLAENPRLVAQKQLLDAAQNRLASIRAENRPSLEFEAEAATWSRDAATRDELRAGVNLVWPFYQGKRVDARIAKEQAQFHLLQAQYEGMKLDLQQALYAAWQEIQQLRETERNAAAVNAAYRDVALEQARAVYELELQTKLGTAMAETQAALWRSRAVEYRLALAWAKLEALVGGPIDARMEKGK; the protein is encoded by the coding sequence ATGCGCTGCTGGCCGGCGCTGCTGGCATTGGTCATTGCGCTGCCGGTCCAGGCCGCCGGCAAGCCGCTCAGCCTCGACGAGGTGCTGGCCGTCGCCGACGCCGCCCACCCCGATCTCGATGTCGCCACGGCCCAGCGCGAGCTGGCCGAGGCCGAGCAGGCCCTGACCGAGAGCCTGAACGATGCCCGCGTCAATCTGGAGGGTACCCTGCGCACCGGGCGCAACCCGGTGCTGCGCGATCGTTTCGAATCCGACAACAGCGTGCGCCTGAACCTGCGCAAGACCCTGATCGACGGCGGTCGCAACGAGGCGGCGATCTCGGCGGCGCGGCTGGAGACCCAGGCGCGTAGTCTGCAATGGCTGGATGCCAAGGCCCAGCGCCGCATCGCCCTGATGAGCCGCTTCTTCGACGTCCTCTTGGCCGATCTGCGCTACACGGCGGACAACGAATTCATGACCGTGGCCTATCTGCGCTGGGACGACGACAAGCAGCGCCAGGAGTTGGGCCTGCGTTCGGCGGCCGAGGTCGCCGCCCTGGAGGCGACCTTCCAGGACGCGCGCATCATGCGCAACGAGGCCGAGCGCAAGATGCGGGAGAAACGCCTGGCCCTCGCCGCGGCGATGAACCGCATCAACGAGCTGCCCAGCGAGCTGGACGATCCAAGGTTGTCCAGCAACGAGCGCCCGCTGCCCGAGTTCGATGTCCTGCTGGCGCGGACCCTGGCCGAGAACCCGCGGCTCGTCGCCCAGAAACAATTGCTCGATGCCGCGCAGAACCGCCTGGCCTCGATCCGCGCCGAGAACCGGCCGAGCCTGGAGTTCGAGGCCGAGGCGGCGACCTGGAGCCGCGACGCCGCCACCCGCGACGAACTGCGCGCCGGGGTCAACCTGGTCTGGCCGTTCTACCAGGGCAAGCGGGTGGATGCCCGCATCGCCAAGGAGCAGGCCCAGTTCCATCTCCTGCAGGCGCAATACGAGGGCATGAAGCTCGACCTGCAGCAGGCCCTGTATGCGGCCTGGCAGGAGATCCAGCAATTGCGCGAGACCGAGCGCAACGCGGCGGCGGTCAACGCCGCCTATCGCGATGTGGCCCTGGAGCAGGCCCGTGCCGTCTATGAACTGGAATTGCAGACCAAGCTGGGCACCGCCATGGCCGAGACCCAGGCCGCCCTCTGGCGCAGCCGTGCCGTTGAATACCGCTTGGCCTTGGCCTGGGCGAAACTGGAGGCGCTGGTCGGCGGCCCGATCGATGCCCGCATGGAGAAAGGCAAATGA